The Nitrospira sp. KM1 genome includes a window with the following:
- the pyrR gene encoding bifunctional pyr operon transcriptional regulator/uracil phosphoribosyltransferase PyrR, with protein sequence MPNHRMTAQMPQPRQQERLVMDAADIARALTRIAHEILERNKGVEHLAVIGIRTGGVHLAHRLVRRILDIERVSIPIGELDITLYRDDLALRKEQPVLRRTSVPFDISDRIIVLVDDVLYTGRTIRAAMDGLIDLGRPAEIQLAVLVDRGHRQLPIKATYIGKNIPTSRDEEIHVMLEETGEEDRVVILKA encoded by the coding sequence ATGCCCAATCATCGAATGACCGCGCAAATGCCACAGCCAAGACAACAGGAACGTCTCGTTATGGATGCGGCGGACATCGCCCGTGCGCTTACAAGGATTGCCCATGAAATCCTCGAGCGCAACAAAGGGGTCGAGCATCTTGCCGTTATCGGAATTCGCACAGGCGGCGTACATCTGGCCCATCGTCTGGTGCGGAGGATTCTCGATATCGAACGCGTTTCGATTCCTATCGGAGAGCTGGACATCACGCTCTATCGCGATGATTTGGCTTTGCGCAAGGAACAACCGGTGTTGCGCAGGACTTCGGTGCCGTTCGACATTTCGGACAGGATCATTGTGCTGGTCGACGATGTGCTGTACACGGGGCGAACTATCAGGGCCGCAATGGACGGATTGATAGATTTGGGCCGTCCGGCGGAAATCCAGCTGGCGGTCCTCGTCGATCGCGGGCACCGTCAACTGCCTATCAAAGCCACCTATATCGGCAAGAATATTCCGACGTCGCGTGACGAGGAGATTCATGTCATGCTCGAGGAAACCGGCGAAGAGGACCGTGTAGTGATTCTGAAGGCGTGA
- a CDS encoding glutamate-5-semialdehyde dehydrogenase has translation MTEKNANPVTPADTGEQTDGDELPVQSIPDYVLELVTRARQASHRLATLSTAAKNRALSAMADAIEEQSAELIAANGEDLEAFGNAPEKKAAADRLRLTSDRISEMAAGIREVAALPDPVGGMPAMWTRPNGMQVGRVRVPIGVIGIIYESRPNVTADSAALCVKSGNACVLRGGSEAIRSNSAIAAVLSAAAEKNDIPAGAISFVSKPERELVPVLLKQDRFIDLIIPRGGESLMRIVAEHSTIPVIKHDAGVCHVYVDGDADPAMAERIAFNAKVQRPSTCNAMETLLVHQGIARTWLAGFIEKAVAAKVEVRGCQKTCQLSSLAKPASESDYGKEFLDLTLAVKVVKNIDEAVDHIARHGSRHTESIVTGDYQKAMRFLREVDASAVLVNASTRLNDGYQFGLGAEIGISTSRIHARGPMGLEELTCSKFIVLGSGQIRE, from the coding sequence ATGACCGAGAAGAATGCGAATCCAGTGACACCGGCCGATACAGGTGAACAGACAGACGGGGATGAATTGCCGGTTCAGAGCATCCCTGACTATGTATTGGAATTGGTGACACGGGCTCGACAGGCATCACACCGGCTGGCGACACTCTCCACAGCAGCGAAAAATCGTGCGTTGTCTGCCATGGCGGATGCCATAGAAGAGCAGTCGGCTGAGCTGATCGCGGCGAACGGCGAGGACCTCGAGGCATTTGGGAATGCGCCTGAAAAAAAAGCCGCCGCCGATCGACTTCGCCTGACATCCGATCGAATATCAGAAATGGCAGCCGGTATCCGTGAAGTGGCCGCGCTGCCCGATCCGGTCGGAGGCATGCCGGCGATGTGGACGAGACCGAACGGTATGCAAGTCGGTCGTGTGCGGGTGCCCATCGGAGTGATCGGGATTATCTATGAGTCGCGTCCGAACGTGACGGCCGATTCGGCCGCTCTTTGCGTGAAATCCGGAAACGCCTGCGTCCTGCGCGGAGGCAGCGAAGCGATTCGTTCGAACAGCGCGATCGCCGCTGTACTTTCGGCGGCGGCGGAAAAAAACGACATTCCTGCGGGTGCGATCAGCTTCGTCTCGAAGCCTGAACGCGAACTCGTCCCCGTTCTGCTCAAGCAAGACCGGTTCATCGATCTGATCATTCCCCGGGGCGGCGAATCCTTGATGCGCATCGTCGCTGAACATTCCACCATTCCGGTGATCAAACACGACGCCGGTGTGTGCCATGTGTATGTGGATGGAGACGCCGATCCGGCCATGGCCGAACGGATTGCCTTCAACGCCAAGGTGCAGCGGCCTTCGACCTGTAACGCCATGGAGACGCTTCTGGTTCATCAGGGCATTGCCCGGACATGGTTGGCGGGGTTCATTGAAAAGGCTGTGGCCGCCAAGGTGGAAGTGCGAGGGTGCCAGAAAACCTGCCAGCTCTCTTCGTTGGCCAAGCCCGCAAGTGAGAGCGATTATGGCAAGGAATTTCTCGATTTGACGCTGGCCGTCAAAGTGGTCAAGAACATCGATGAGGCCGTGGATCATATCGCCCGGCATGGGTCGCGGCACACGGAATCGATCGTGACCGGTGACTATCAAAAGGCGATGCGGTTTCTCCGGGAGGTCGATGCCAGCGCAGTATTAGTGAATGCGTCAACGAGGCTGAATGACGGCTATCAGTTCGGTCTCGGAGCCGAGATCGGAATCAGTACCTCGCGCATCCATGCCAGGGGACCCATGGGCTTGGAAGAGTTGACCTGTTCCAAGTTTATCGTCCTGGGGAGCGGGCAGATCCGCGAGTAA
- a CDS encoding type II secretion system protein, producing MPRRTASWLLAKRSILVSLHAGGERGITYLFLMFAIVLIGIVTTMGAQQWKMMMQRELEADLLTKGIEIQNALALYSTAMKAGRVIQGEVYPQSLMDLTRLPKPYLRKVYLDPLTRGTWDYIRSPSGGIMGVRTRRKGEPMKKHEFPLAVRHFDGMKSYRDWIFQHPNPSTVSLFPSTAPPGPGGSPQQSAPSPGVPEPFTTPSDDTAPEDSTFSPILPATQ from the coding sequence ATGCCACGCCGGACGGCCAGTTGGCTTCTTGCAAAAAGATCAATATTGGTGTCGCTCCATGCGGGCGGTGAACGGGGGATTACCTACCTGTTCCTGATGTTCGCTATCGTGCTGATCGGGATTGTGACGACTATGGGAGCCCAGCAGTGGAAAATGATGATGCAGCGCGAATTGGAGGCGGATCTGCTGACAAAGGGTATCGAAATACAGAATGCGCTGGCATTGTATTCCACCGCCATGAAGGCCGGCAGGGTTATCCAGGGAGAAGTCTATCCCCAATCCCTCATGGATCTCACGAGGCTCCCGAAGCCCTATCTGCGGAAAGTCTATCTCGATCCACTGACTCGCGGCACGTGGGACTATATCAGAAGCCCCAGCGGTGGAATTATGGGAGTGCGGACCCGCAGAAAAGGCGAGCCCATGAAGAAGCATGAATTTCCGTTAGCCGTGCGACACTTTGATGGCATGAAAAGCTACCGCGATTGGATCTTCCAACACCCCAATCCCTCTACAGTCAGTCTATTTCCCTCAACCGCGCCACCCGGCCCAGGAGGCTCTCCACAGCAATCAGCGCCGTCTCCGGGTGTCCCCGAACCCTTTACCACACCCTCCGACGATACGGCTCCGGAAGACAGCACGTTCAGCCCGATTCTGCCGGCTACACAATAA
- the pilO gene encoding type 4a pilus biogenesis protein PilO: protein MWNLLIQELKKPYGPLIPWVVLAAGLFGALMLVRTAGTEPARLAVVALEAEWRQAREDIQLHRNAVRAKKDLAQVRAALPDEHDFAPLALGITEESKRNHVTLPSLSYKTEATGVPNTSKGLLEGTLTGKYEDLRRFLYDIETAEELVYIEDLVLLHPPAQHGNMTFNIKIATYLKGSPSEPS from the coding sequence ATGTGGAACTTGCTGATCCAAGAACTGAAAAAGCCGTATGGTCCGCTCATTCCCTGGGTGGTACTGGCAGCGGGACTTTTCGGTGCGCTCATGCTTGTGAGAACGGCCGGCACGGAGCCTGCTCGGCTCGCTGTGGTAGCGCTGGAGGCGGAATGGAGACAGGCCAGGGAGGACATCCAACTTCATCGAAATGCCGTCCGTGCGAAAAAGGATCTGGCACAAGTGCGGGCTGCTCTGCCCGATGAGCATGATTTTGCCCCACTGGCCCTCGGGATTACTGAGGAGTCAAAACGGAACCATGTCACACTTCCGTCGCTTTCGTACAAGACAGAGGCCACGGGGGTTCCCAATACCAGCAAAGGACTGTTGGAAGGGACGTTGACAGGCAAGTACGAAGATCTTCGACGGTTTCTGTATGACATCGAAACGGCAGAGGAACTTGTGTACATCGAAGACCTCGTTCTCCTGCATCCTCCTGCACAGCATGGGAACATGACGTTCAATATCAAGATTGCGACCTACTTGAAGGGTAGTCCGTCCGAGCCGTCGTAA
- a CDS encoding PilN domain-containing protein: MMHFRPPYVTWPPFSGAVMSLSRRSRYFELEFSRRHRSYFAPARLGLIGLCVVLAIGIAWSIFEAADWMFEGEMVRSRLDQVRDQDRQLMSAALQEGIDVSPESLLRLPAEVALANQMLGKRNFSWTRFLSGLEAAIPSNVAIKSVRLDSTSAVVHLTGSAVSVGDVTALALKMQRHPIFRDPVLGQHRVGSDGLVEFDLTLKYHQGGA, translated from the coding sequence ATGATGCATTTTCGCCCACCGTATGTGACCTGGCCGCCATTCTCAGGTGCCGTGATGTCCCTCTCACGGCGCTCACGATATTTTGAGCTCGAGTTCAGCCGCCGGCACCGATCCTATTTTGCCCCGGCCCGTCTCGGACTCATCGGCTTGTGCGTCGTGCTGGCGATCGGCATTGCGTGGAGCATTTTTGAGGCCGCAGACTGGATGTTCGAGGGGGAAATGGTCCGATCCCGTCTGGACCAGGTCCGCGACCAAGACCGGCAACTGATGTCTGCCGCTCTGCAGGAAGGCATCGATGTCTCGCCGGAATCCCTGCTTCGGTTGCCGGCGGAAGTGGCATTGGCGAATCAGATGTTGGGGAAGCGGAATTTCTCATGGACCCGATTTCTTTCGGGTCTCGAAGCGGCCATTCCGTCGAACGTGGCGATCAAAAGCGTGAGGCTCGATTCTACGAGCGCTGTCGTCCACTTGACCGGCTCGGCGGTATCGGTGGGGGACGTCACGGCTCTTGCGCTGAAGATGCAGCGCCATCCCATCTTCCGCGATCCTGTCCTGGGACAACATCGCGTCGGCAGCGACGGACTGGTCGAATTCGACCTTACCTTGAAGTATCACCAGGGCGGAGCGTGA
- a CDS encoding GspE/PulE family protein produces MGIKQPSIVRTPVRSTLADVLVDQAMVSAQTVSQTLDRLKGVSAALGSTLVSEGSISEEQLAKALAVQHGLPFEPLTDFRINQTFYDSVSIKLMQRHPFVPIAEEGGLLVIAVPDPQNLLGLDELELLLDRPLGLVVSPRSAILVALERSEGSSQALRELEAEYRSVLVKEDERGDEVLTIDSGGEDQSPAVKLLDSILLSAMQRRASDIHIEAADRATKVKFRVDGILVPAMEPLDIRLHAPLVSRLKVMSDLDIAERRVPQDGSFRMRLERKTVDFRVSILPSVFGESVVIRILDREAITTGVSSLRLDRLGFNEEDLKRFRRAITRPYGMVLVTGPTGSGKTTTLYAAITEMNVKEDKLITIEDPVEYQLAGVVQIPVNEKKGLTFARGLRSILRHDPDKIMVGEIRDSETAQIAIQSALTGHLVLTTVHANNVFDVIGRFASMGIDAYNFLAALNCVLAQRLIRMVCPACRTVVILDEALAAESGLDYEEYKDLPFYQGKGCHECHGTGYRGRKCITEFLDLTDEIKEMILAERPLSEIRYRAVTSGMITLRQSAVRKVLEGSTTLREINRVTFNEEG; encoded by the coding sequence ATGGGAATCAAGCAGCCTTCCATAGTGAGGACACCCGTCAGGTCAACCTTGGCCGATGTCCTGGTTGACCAGGCCATGGTATCTGCGCAAACAGTCAGCCAGACACTGGACCGGTTGAAGGGAGTATCCGCCGCGCTCGGATCGACGCTGGTCAGTGAGGGTTCCATCTCGGAAGAACAACTGGCAAAGGCATTGGCCGTTCAGCACGGACTTCCATTTGAGCCTCTCACGGATTTCCGAATCAACCAGACGTTTTATGATTCCGTCTCCATCAAATTGATGCAGCGGCACCCCTTCGTGCCGATTGCGGAGGAGGGCGGCCTTCTCGTGATTGCCGTTCCTGATCCGCAGAATCTTCTTGGACTCGACGAACTGGAACTGCTTCTGGATCGGCCTCTCGGCTTGGTCGTCAGCCCTCGGAGTGCCATTCTCGTGGCGCTGGAGCGAAGCGAAGGGTCCAGCCAGGCCTTGCGCGAGCTGGAGGCCGAATATCGTTCGGTGCTGGTCAAAGAAGATGAGCGCGGCGATGAAGTTCTGACCATCGATTCGGGCGGAGAAGATCAAAGCCCCGCCGTCAAGCTGCTCGATTCCATTCTCCTCAGTGCCATGCAGCGGCGGGCCAGCGATATCCACATTGAAGCGGCCGACCGGGCGACAAAGGTCAAGTTTCGTGTGGACGGTATTCTCGTGCCCGCGATGGAACCGCTTGATATCAGATTGCATGCGCCGCTCGTGTCCCGTCTCAAAGTCATGTCGGATCTGGACATTGCCGAGCGCCGGGTTCCCCAGGATGGAAGTTTCCGGATGCGACTCGAGCGAAAGACGGTCGATTTCCGCGTCTCGATCCTTCCGAGCGTATTTGGAGAATCCGTCGTGATTCGAATACTGGACCGCGAGGCCATCACGACGGGCGTGTCGTCATTGCGACTGGATCGCCTGGGTTTCAACGAAGAAGATCTCAAACGATTCAGGCGTGCCATTACGAGGCCGTACGGAATGGTACTCGTCACGGGTCCGACCGGCAGCGGAAAGACGACGACCCTCTATGCGGCAATTACCGAGATGAACGTGAAAGAGGACAAGCTGATCACCATTGAAGATCCGGTGGAATATCAACTGGCCGGCGTAGTGCAGATTCCCGTCAATGAGAAAAAAGGGCTGACCTTCGCACGGGGGTTGAGATCGATCTTGAGACACGACCCCGACAAAATCATGGTGGGAGAAATCCGCGATTCGGAAACTGCGCAGATTGCGATTCAATCCGCCCTGACCGGGCATCTCGTGTTAACGACCGTGCATGCGAACAATGTGTTCGACGTCATCGGCCGTTTCGCATCGATGGGAATCGACGCCTATAATTTTCTTGCAGCGTTGAACTGTGTGTTGGCTCAGCGGCTCATCCGGATGGTCTGTCCGGCGTGCCGGACCGTCGTCATCCTCGACGAGGCACTCGCGGCGGAATCAGGTCTCGACTACGAAGAGTATAAAGACCTGCCCTTTTATCAGGGTAAGGGATGCCACGAGTGCCACGGCACCGGCTACCGCGGGCGGAAGTGCATCACGGAATTTCTGGATCTCACCGACGAGATCAAAGAGATGATCCTGGCCGAGCGTCCGCTTTCTGAAATCCGCTATCGGGCCGTCACCTCCGGCATGATCACCTTGAGGCAGTCTGCAGTCCGCAAGGTTCTCGAAGGATCGACCACACTGCGGGAGATCAATCGGGTTACGTTCAACGAGGAAGGCTAG
- a CDS encoding type II secretion system F family protein, which produces MAVFAYRVARPDGSTVNGQLEADDEQLVRSKLEGQGFLIFQLQRRGQTASRPLFRIPSLRGFSLTHFLVFNQELLALIKAGLPVLRVWDLLIERAQHAGFQNVIRLVRQDIRGGASASEALAKHPMYFSELYIATIKAGEQSGNLAEVLNRFVIYLKLVIALRQKLGKAMAYPAFLVLVGVGVMGFLLSFVMPTFVSVYGESAKSLPLATQILIDMIVTAKTYVIPVSVGAGGLLLLCRGYYGTAVGRLAIDRLLLRTPVIGTLSIKQHTIQMARTLGTVLAGGTPLVEALHITRSAISNRYIATTMTDAVEEIREGATLAAALSRPDVFPKLAMEMLSVGEETGSLEAMLQEVAEFYEGDLDLRLVQLTTWIEPVLLLIMGIMVGAIVIAMYLPVFQLAGTV; this is translated from the coding sequence ATGGCTGTATTCGCCTACAGAGTCGCCCGACCGGACGGATCCACCGTCAACGGCCAGCTCGAAGCTGACGATGAACAGCTCGTTCGCTCGAAGCTGGAGGGACAGGGATTTCTGATCTTCCAGCTGCAGCGCCGCGGACAAACTGCGAGTCGTCCGTTGTTTCGTATCCCATCACTGCGAGGGTTTTCGCTGACACATTTTCTCGTATTCAATCAGGAACTGCTCGCGCTGATCAAAGCCGGGCTTCCCGTGCTGCGAGTGTGGGATTTACTCATTGAGCGCGCCCAACACGCGGGATTTCAGAATGTGATTCGACTCGTCCGGCAGGATATCCGTGGCGGCGCCTCCGCTTCGGAAGCGCTGGCCAAACACCCCATGTACTTTTCAGAACTCTATATTGCCACGATCAAAGCCGGCGAGCAGTCGGGAAACCTCGCGGAGGTGCTGAACCGCTTTGTCATCTATTTGAAACTGGTCATCGCGCTGCGCCAGAAGTTGGGAAAAGCCATGGCGTATCCGGCATTTCTCGTTCTTGTCGGCGTCGGGGTGATGGGATTTCTGCTGAGCTTTGTCATGCCGACATTCGTGTCCGTGTATGGGGAGTCGGCAAAGAGTCTGCCGCTGGCCACGCAGATTCTCATCGATATGATCGTGACCGCAAAAACGTACGTCATCCCGGTGTCGGTCGGCGCCGGCGGCCTGCTATTGCTGTGTCGCGGTTACTACGGCACGGCGGTCGGGCGTTTGGCCATAGACCGATTGCTCCTCCGCACCCCGGTGATCGGAACGCTGTCGATCAAGCAGCACACTATTCAGATGGCCAGGACGTTGGGAACCGTCCTCGCTGGAGGCACTCCCCTGGTCGAGGCGCTACACATTACAAGGAGCGCCATTTCAAATCGATATATTGCCACCACCATGACCGACGCTGTGGAAGAGATTCGGGAAGGCGCCACATTGGCTGCGGCATTGAGTCGTCCCGATGTGTTCCCCAAATTGGCGATGGAAATGCTGTCGGTGGGTGAAGAAACCGGATCGCTCGAAGCGATGTTGCAGGAGGTGGCTGAGTTTTACGAAGGAGACCTCGACCTTCGCCTGGTCCAATTGACCACTTGGATTGAGCCGGTCTTGTTGCTGATCATGGGGATCATGGTGGGTGCAATCGTGATCGCCATGTATCTCCCGGTCTTCCAATTGGCTGGAACCGTATAG
- a CDS encoding LysM peptidoglycan-binding domain-containing protein has translation MNTHLMYVQPAGQGGRLAQVAFRAVLIASLYAALLFSVGCGELEPLAEPEIMDLQLTIDTLKTQVRDTQRNLNELRTELEARRQELADAQVARAQLEGRVREAERRVAEARQVINLQREELAAARTERERVSRNSALLQSQMRKMQRRPARTGGSQDGEQETSPAAADSAAKKAPKASAMSALPADWPYGSEIPVRMLVTPAAHVGVSTDSMAISDDRSEFPAMRSVSVKSGDTLWNIAHRHHVDLEQLKSLNGLNDDLIVVGQAIWLPSKFPSNETVVQSSGSSR, from the coding sequence ATGAATACTCATCTCATGTATGTTCAACCGGCTGGTCAAGGCGGTCGTCTTGCCCAGGTGGCCTTTCGTGCCGTGCTGATCGCTTCGTTGTATGCGGCCCTGTTGTTCTCGGTCGGATGCGGCGAATTGGAACCGTTGGCGGAACCGGAGATCATGGACCTTCAGTTGACCATCGATACGTTGAAAACACAGGTTCGTGACACGCAAAGGAATTTGAACGAATTACGCACCGAGCTGGAGGCGCGGCGGCAGGAATTGGCCGACGCGCAGGTGGCAAGGGCTCAATTGGAAGGGCGTGTTCGGGAGGCCGAACGCCGTGTGGCTGAAGCCAGACAGGTGATCAATCTTCAGCGTGAGGAACTCGCGGCGGCCAGAACCGAGCGGGAACGGGTTTCCAGAAACAGCGCCTTGTTGCAGAGTCAGATGAGGAAAATGCAGAGGCGTCCGGCAAGAACAGGCGGCAGTCAGGACGGTGAGCAAGAGACCTCGCCGGCTGCGGCGGATTCGGCGGCGAAGAAGGCCCCCAAGGCGTCGGCGATGAGTGCACTTCCGGCCGATTGGCCGTACGGTTCGGAGATTCCGGTCCGTATGCTCGTCACTCCCGCAGCCCACGTGGGAGTCTCAACCGACTCCATGGCGATATCCGATGACCGCTCTGAATTCCCCGCGATGCGCAGCGTTTCGGTGAAGTCGGGGGACACCCTGTGGAACATCGCCCACCGGCATCATGTGGATCTGGAGCAACTGAAGTCATTGAACGGTCTCAATGATGATCTCATTGTCGTCGGGCAGGCTATCTGGCTTCCAAGCAAATTCCCATCGAACGAAACCGTCGTGCAGAGTTCCGGCAGCAGTCGGTAA
- a CDS encoding prepilin-type N-terminal cleavage/methylation domain-containing protein, with product MARNIGIGSSNKTRPNGFTLLELMIVISIVGILATMAVPTYQASVIKAKEAALRQDLFTLRDVLDQHRADQGKYPLTLQMLVSAGYLRAVPKDPFTNSEGTWQEMTSASEEGIIDVFSGADYIGTNGTPYNRW from the coding sequence ATGGCACGAAATATCGGGATTGGTAGTTCGAACAAGACGCGACCCAACGGATTTACGTTACTCGAGCTCATGATCGTCATTTCCATCGTGGGCATTCTTGCCACAATGGCGGTGCCGACCTATCAGGCGTCTGTCATCAAGGCCAAGGAGGCGGCTCTGCGCCAGGATTTGTTCACGCTGCGCGATGTCCTCGATCAACATCGAGCGGACCAAGGAAAGTACCCTTTGACCTTGCAGATGCTGGTCTCGGCGGGATACCTCCGGGCGGTTCCCAAGGATCCGTTTACGAATTCTGAAGGGACATGGCAGGAAATGACCAGCGCGTCGGAAGAAGGAATTATCGACGTGTTTTCAGGCGCCGACTACATCGGCACGAACGGCACTCCATACAACCGTTGGTAA
- a CDS encoding type II secretion system protein, giving the protein MRQSGVTFLELMVTLTIVMVLASVALPLGRVSAKRAQEVELRQHLRNIRAAIDTFKVEWNRDGDQLIGPLCIKNRLACKDATSIYGYPKSLDMLMGVKLTSEEATIRGTTTRRYLRALPIDPITKKADWQFRCYRDSPTATSWCGDDVYDLMTKSEDVALDGTKYRDW; this is encoded by the coding sequence GTGAGACAGTCGGGCGTGACGTTTCTTGAATTGATGGTCACGCTCACGATCGTCATGGTCCTCGCGTCTGTGGCGCTTCCTTTAGGGCGAGTGTCGGCCAAACGCGCGCAGGAAGTAGAGCTGCGACAGCACTTGCGAAACATCCGGGCGGCCATCGACACGTTCAAAGTGGAGTGGAATCGGGATGGCGATCAACTGATCGGTCCCCTCTGCATCAAGAACAGATTGGCATGCAAGGACGCGACAAGCATCTACGGGTATCCGAAGTCTTTGGACATGCTCATGGGAGTGAAACTGACCAGCGAGGAAGCGACGATTCGCGGGACGACCACGCGCCGTTATCTGAGAGCGCTGCCGATCGATCCAATTACCAAGAAGGCGGATTGGCAATTCCGTTGTTACCGGGACAGCCCCACTGCAACAAGCTGGTGTGGAGATGATGTCTACGATTTGATGACCAAAAGTGAGGACGTGGCGCTCGATGGCACGAAATATCGGGATTGGTAG